In Podospora pseudopauciseta strain CBS 411.78 chromosome 3, whole genome shotgun sequence, one genomic interval encodes:
- a CDS encoding hypothetical protein (COG:A; EggNog:ENOG503NVHM) has product MSSTSWNPADLLNPKAAAGSSATPQPGEGASSSTPGPSQPSEQLTFEFTGPDQTPMELSAPTGLASNRTMPIFKNGLGAQQSIERLHNVQERIMVPPPKRRKTANENDPSLPANSIFFSPSSGILAQHIKDRSDGPSQSSVAPVPGATIDLTDDTDVEIIPRSPQQEEVCFGMVEGAFIKGHMIPAPKPNMISMGGPAFWPQVKILLKRTPGDPTTKIYAHDWQKRCIGLVDPKTASVLAPLMDMAGTFGTRTDCRIPVRRKNLGEEVGQQVSTQFKLELMIYGLRSFADRVGKLLQRKNINLLSPPRVESGVKVFNPLAKENRPQLPSLARVNNVVQYQAPPMIKSVEEIRSEVLGVFDSLPKSDELPELDPPPSVLTPLLKHQKQALFFMSSRESEQLPDADSKAPVTSTWKRRTNQFGTTVYYNVVTNQEVMEPPPSTLGGILADMMGLGKTLSILSLLAKTLDEAQAWSQREPLQPVVQNQRPQKSHEAPRAQVLPLSQIRRNVKATLLVCPLSTITNWEEQIKQHIEPGKLNYYIYHGANRIKDSAQLARYDLVITTYGSVTSELNARLKKKPGLYPLEEIAWFRIVLDEAHTIREQNTLSFKSICRLQANRRWAVTGTPVQNKLEDLASLLAFLRLKPFDDRSKFIQYIIAPFKAADPDIVPKLRVLIDTITIRRLKDKIELPERTDEVIRLEFSSEERKVYDLFKKMAEERVQVLTGQGTGQTRIMGGKTMIHVLRSILQLRLICAHGKDLLNDDDFQEIQGLSADAPIDLDSEDDDGKPALTEKKAYEMYYLMQEGSSDFCIKCNNKLGAIEVDDPESDQNNDVLGYMAQCFHVYCPTCIRFVHQHGNGDMHQGCPTCAFAQKAHCVELRRSKADVEHETRQTKTRAGKIIPDDRYTGPHTKTRALVEELLANKARSEANPDEPPYKSVVFSGWTSHLDLIEIALDDAGITHSRLDGKMTRNARNQAMEAFRDDPNVQVILVSIMAGGMGLNLTAGNSVFVMEPQFNPAAEAQAVDRVHRLGQKRPVRTVRYIMSGSFEEKMIALQEKKKQLASLSMDRAEAEGVRSQSDAARQRLQDLRSLFK; this is encoded by the coding sequence ATGTCTTCCACGTCGTGGAACCCGGCCGACTTGCTCAACCCCAAGGCTGCAGCCGGATCGTCTGCTACACCCCAGCCTGGTGAAGGCGCCTCGTCATCCACGCCAGGCCCTTCGCAGCCATCCGAGCAGCTCACCTTTGAGTTCACCGGTCCCGATCAAACGCCCATGGAGCTGAGCGCCCCGACCGGGTTGGCTAGTAATCGTACCATGCCCATCTTCAAGAACGGGTTGGGTGCTCAACAGAGTATCGAGCGCCTTCACAATGTCCAGGAGCGCATTAtggtgccgccgccaaagaggAGAAAGACAGCGAACGAGAATGATCCTTCGCTGCCTGCAAATAGTATTTTCTTCTCACCCAGCAGCGGCATCCTGGCTCAGCACATCAAAGACCGATCCGATGGACCCTCACAGTCATCTGTGGCCCCGGTCCCCGGCGCTACAATTGACTTGACCGATGACACCGACGTCGAAATCATTCCCCGCAGTCCCCAACAGGAGGAGGTCTGTTTTGGAATGGTTGAGGGCGCCTTCATCAAAGGCCACATGATCCCAGCCCCGAAGCCTAACATGATCTCTATGGGCGGTCCTGCTTTTTGGCCTCAAGTCAAGATTCTGCTCAAGAGAACCCCGGGCGATCCAACCACCAAGATTTATGCCCATGATTGGCAAAAGCGCTGCATTGGCTTGGTTGATCCCAAGACGGCCAGCGTTCTTGCTCCTCTCATGGACATGGCTGGAACCTTTGGGACACGCACTGACTGCAGAATCCCCGTCCGACGCAAGAATCTCGGCGAAGAGGTTGGGCAGCAGGTGTCCACCCAATTTAAACTCGAGTTGATGATTTATGGTCTTCGCTCCTTTGCTGATAGAGTGGGTAAATTGTTGCAGCGGAAGAACATTAATCTTCTTAGTCCGCCGCGAGTTGAGTCCGGCGTTAAAGTCTTCAACCCTCTGGCCAAGGAGAACCGGCCGCAGCTGCCTTCCCTTGCCCGCGTCAACAATGTCGTCCAGTATCAGGCTCCGCCCATGATCAAGTCGGTAGAAGAGATTCGGTCCGAGGTCCTGGGTGTTTtcgactccctccccaaGTCGGACGAGCTGCCGGAGTtggatcctcctccctctgttTTAACACCGCTGCTGAAGCATCAGAAGCAAGCTCTGTTCTTCATGTCTTCTCGGGAGTCTGAGCAATTGCCAGACGCTGATAGCAAGGCTCCCGTCACATCAACATGGAAGCGCAGGACAAATCAGTTCGGCACCACGGTCTACTACAATGTGGTCACCAACCAGGAGGTGATGGAACCGCCCCCTTCGACTCTTGGCGGCATCCTTGCCGATATGATGGGCCTCGGCAAGACGCTCAGTATTCTGTCTCTCTTGGCCAAGACTCTGGACGAGGCGCAGGCCTGGTCACAACGTGAGCCCCTCCAGCCCGTCGTCCAGAATCAGAGGCCACAGAAGAGCCATGAAGCCCCCCGCGCGCAGGTTTTGCCCCTGTCACAAATTCGCCGGAATGTGAAGGCCACTTTGCTGGTGTGCCCGCTGAGCACAATCACCAACTGGGAGGAGCAGATCAAGCAGCATATAGAACCTGGAAAGCTGAACTACTACATCTATCACGGCGCCAACCGTATCAAGGACTCTGCCCAGCTGGCCAGGTACGATCTGGTGATCACAACTTACGGATCCGTCACAAGCGAGCTCAACGCACGTCTCAAGAAAAAGCCGGGCCTCTACCCCTTGGAGGAAATTGCCTGGTTCCGCATCGTTCTCGACGAAGCCCATACAATTCGCGAGCAAAACACGCTGTCGTTCAAGTCGATCTGCCGACTACAGGCTAACCGCCGTTGGGCCGTGACCGGAACACCAGTTCAAAACAAGCTCGAAGATCTTGCCTCCCTTTTGGCATTCTTGCGCCTGAAGCCCTTCGACGACAGGAGCAAGTTTATACAGTACATCATTGCTCCCTTCAAGGCTGCTGATCCGGACATTGTGCCCAAACTTCGGGTTTTGATTGACACCATTACCATCCGCCGTCTCAAGGACAAGATCGAACTCCCGGAGCGCACCGACGAGGTTATTCGCCTCGAGTTCTCCTCCGAGGAGCGCAAGGTCTATGACCTGTTCAAAAAGATGGCCGAGGAGCGTGTTCAGGTCTTGACGGGCCAGGGCACCGGCCAGACCCGCATTATGGGTGGCAAGACCATGATTCACGTTCTGCGGTCTATTCTTCAACTTCGTTTGATCTGCGCGCATGGCAAGGATCTGCTGAATGACGATGATTTTCAAGAAATCCAAGGCTTGTCGGCAGATGCCCCCATCGATTTGGATagcgaggacgacgacgggaAACCGGCCCTgactgagaagaaggcctaTGAGATGTACTATTTGATGCAGGAGGGCAGCAGTGATTTCTGCATCAAGTGCAACAACAAGCTTGGGGCCATCGAGGTCGACGACCCAGAGTCTGATCAGAACAACGACGTCTTGGGCTACATGGCGCAGTGCTTCCACGTCTATTGTCCAACCTGCATCAGGTTCGTGCACCAGCACGGCAATGGCGATATGCATCAGGGCTGCCCTACATGCGCCTTTGCTCAAAAGGCTCACTGCGTTGAACTCCGCCGAAGCAAAGCCGATGTTGAGCACGAGACCCGCCAGACGAAGACTCGGGCTGGCAAAATCATTCCTGATGATCGGTATACTGGGCCTCACACAAAGACTCGGGCTTTGGTCGAAGAGCTTCTAGCCAACAAGGCCCGGAGTGAAGCCAATCCGGACGAGCCACCTTACAAGTCTGTCGTCTTCTCGGGTTGGACTTCTCATCTTGATCTCATTGAGATCGCTCTCGACGACGCCGGTATCACCCACTCCCGTCTTGACGGAAAGATGACTCGCAACGCTCGCAACCAAGCCATGGAGGCGTTCCGCGATGATCCCAATGTACAAGTCATTCTTGTCAGCATCATGGCGGGGGGTATGGGCCTCAACCTGACAGCTGGCAACAGTGTCTTTGTCATGGAGCCTCAGTTCAATCCTGCCGCCGAGGCTCAGGCCGTCGACCGTGTGCATCGTCTGGGCCAGAAGAGGCCTGTGAGGACGGTGCGGTATATCATGAGCGGCAGCTTTGAGGAGAAGATGATTGCGCTgcaggagaaaaagaagcagcTGGCCAGCTTGAGCATGGACCgtgccgaggccgagggcgTGAGAAGCCAGAGTGATGCGGCGAGGCAGAGGTTGCAAGATTTGAGAAGTCTCTTTAAATAG
- a CDS encoding hypothetical protein (COG:S; EggNog:ENOG503P4QH), whose translation MAARLPSSVLRSAVCRPSPSLRQSPAWLRSASLRASYSTEAPPSPLYAKIREDLKGAMRAKDTNRLTVLRAVMAATLNASKTDKPIKTDVQLVDLLRKMARKSQDAVAEFKAAGREDLIEKEEIQQKIIEEYTAQSSVKEVGKEEIEQLITKVAQELIAAGTTDAKALRGAVTARVMGKELKDAAVAVEKKEITQMIGEISQKLAESS comes from the coding sequence ATGGCCGCCAGACTCCCTTCCTCCGTGCTTCGCAGCGCCGTCTGCCGGCCCAGCCCGAGCCTCAGGCAATCACCAGCATGGCTCAGATCCGCCAGCTTGCGCGCCTCATATTCCACCGAGgcgcctccatcaccactctACGCCAAAATTAGAGAGGATCTTAAGGGAGCCATGAGAGCCAAGGACACCAACCGCCTGACTGTTTTGCGTGCTGTCATGGCTGCCACCTTGAACGCCAGCAAGACCGACAAGCCCATCAAGACCGACGTCCAGCTCGTCGATCTCCTCCGCAAGATGGCCCGCAAGTCCCAGGATGCTGTCGCTGAGTTCAAGGCTGCGGGGAGAGAAGACttgattgagaaggaggagatccaGCAAAAGATCATTGAGGAGTACACCGCCCAGAGCAGCGTCAAGGAAGTCGGCAAGGAGGAAATCGAGCAGCTTATCACCAAGGTGGCTCAGGAACTCATTGCGGCGGGTACTACTGATGCGAAGGCCCTGAGAGGTGCTGTCACGGCAAGGGTGATGGGTAAAGAGCTCAAGGAtgcggctgttgctgtcgagaagaaggaaattACCCAGATGATTGGTGAGATCTCGCAGAAGCTGGCTGAGTCGTCATAG
- a CDS encoding hypothetical protein (COG:S; EggNog:ENOG503NZBH), with protein MDESDLQTVPVDNTYREVITLNGRDFQRYAVENSIYFAPVDDDEIERLHYQHELFNMVFENRLIFPPVPRPRRILECGSGSGAWAIEVAEQYPECEVIGLDIYPYPVPEEIPDNVDFQVDDLNSP; from the exons ATGGACGAAAG CGATCTCCAAACGGTCCCGGTCGACAACACCTATCGCGAGGTCATCACTCTCAACGGCAGAGACTTTCAGAGATATGCCGTCGAAAACAGCATCTATTTCGCCCCCGTGGACGAT GACGAGATCGAGCGGCTTCACTACCAACACGAGCTGTTCAACATGGTGTTCGAAAACCGATTAATATTTCCTCCCGTTCCGCGGCCTCGGAGAATCTTGGAGTGTGGATCCGGATCCGGGGCATGGGCGATAGAAGTGGCAGAGCAGTATCCCGAATGCGAG GTCATCGGACTCGACATCTACCCCTACCCGGTTCCAGAGGAGATCCCCGACAACGTAGACTTCCAAGTGGATGACTTGAACAGTCCGTGA